Proteins encoded by one window of Chondromyces crocatus:
- a CDS encoding metallophosphoesterase family protein → MATATRFIHTADWQLGLRAHFIHGDAGALVREARLRTVARIGALAREYKADFVVVAGDVFEHHELKPDTLRRAFDRMADIPTPVYLLPGNHDPLMPGSLYESDRWRKECPPNVHVLASRDPIVVSEGVVILPCPLFEKHALGDVTDHLSPQLGPPDHVRIGVAHGGIREILAGFHGDDEPQHNTIPADLADRAQLDYLALGDWHGRLQIDDRTWYSGTPEATRFKERDPGSVLLVDIGARGEAPEVTPHEVCTFRWKQHQHTLDGADDLERLDRFLTEYPDKDSTLLELTLVGVLHVDLRARLDAEILSRASHRFRFLRTRDDGLHTLVSDDDLAGLRGAGWIGGVAERLRTGIEGFPQEDAERALRLLYRLHKEVA, encoded by the coding sequence ATGGCAACAGCCACACGTTTCATTCATACCGCTGACTGGCAGCTCGGCCTGCGCGCCCATTTCATTCACGGAGATGCCGGCGCCCTCGTCCGGGAAGCCCGGCTCCGCACCGTCGCCCGCATTGGCGCCCTCGCGCGCGAATACAAAGCAGATTTCGTCGTCGTCGCCGGCGACGTCTTCGAGCACCACGAACTCAAACCCGACACCCTGCGCCGTGCATTCGACCGCATGGCGGACATCCCCACCCCTGTGTATCTCCTCCCTGGCAACCACGACCCCCTCATGCCCGGCTCCCTCTACGAGTCGGACCGCTGGCGGAAGGAGTGCCCGCCCAATGTCCATGTCCTCGCCTCGCGCGACCCCATCGTCGTCAGCGAAGGCGTGGTCATTCTCCCTTGCCCGCTCTTCGAAAAGCACGCCCTCGGCGACGTCACCGACCACCTCTCGCCCCAGCTCGGCCCACCGGATCACGTGCGCATCGGCGTCGCCCATGGCGGCATCCGCGAGATCCTCGCCGGCTTTCACGGCGACGACGAACCCCAGCACAACACCATCCCTGCCGACCTCGCCGACCGCGCCCAGCTCGATTACCTCGCCCTGGGTGACTGGCATGGCCGCCTCCAGATCGACGACCGCACCTGGTACTCCGGCACCCCCGAGGCCACCCGCTTCAAGGAGCGCGACCCCGGCAGCGTGCTCCTCGTCGACATCGGCGCCCGAGGCGAAGCCCCCGAGGTCACCCCGCACGAGGTCTGCACCTTCCGCTGGAAACAGCACCAGCACACCCTCGATGGTGCCGACGATCTGGAGCGCCTCGATCGCTTCCTCACCGAGTACCCGGACAAGGACAGCACCCTCCTCGAACTCACCCTCGTGGGCGTCCTCCACGTCGATCTCCGCGCCCGCCTCGACGCCGAGATCCTCTCCCGCGCCAGCCATCGCTTCCGGTTCCTGAGAACCCGGGACGATGGGCTCCACACCCTGGTGAGCGACGACGATCTCGCCGGCCTCCGCGGCGCAGGCTGGATTGGTGGTGTCGCCGAGCGGCTTCGCACGGGCATCGAAGGCTTTCCCCAGGAGGACGCCGAGCGCGCTCTCCGTCTCCTCTACCGGCTGCACAAGGAGGTCGCATGA
- a CDS encoding trypsin-like peptidase domain-containing protein translates to MNAEPRWRDSASRAAWRNALARKYPTTDEARVFIDHVGLSPIRIAFSNRADLTWFAILEEAQRQGPRWVLAVLDRALEDFPDDDALRRLRDGEPVRYAEGPDANALGWRGRGGQTLEKILGKVSTLVPVSFLEVGMRRAHAVVRVRCADGSLGSGFLATDDLLVTNHHVLSTRAAATTARVQFNYQKTIEGRDAEMEEFLLDPDAFFATSAADDCTLVKVQGNPSSRWGAIDLQPAPITRDDRVNIIQHPGGDQKQLSFFHNLVVYAGEGRLQYLTDTLPGSSGSPVFDREWRLVAIHHSGGWVVEPGTREQFYRNEGILAERILALLHTAREPSACGVTT, encoded by the coding sequence ATGAACGCTGAACCTCGATGGCGCGACAGCGCATCCCGCGCCGCCTGGCGCAACGCCCTCGCCCGCAAATACCCCACCACCGACGAAGCCCGTGTCTTCATCGACCACGTCGGCCTCTCCCCGATACGCATTGCATTCAGCAATCGCGCCGACCTCACCTGGTTCGCCATCCTCGAAGAAGCCCAGCGCCAGGGCCCCCGCTGGGTCCTCGCCGTCCTCGACCGCGCCCTCGAAGACTTCCCTGACGACGACGCCCTCCGCCGCCTCCGCGATGGCGAGCCGGTTCGCTATGCCGAAGGCCCTGACGCCAACGCCCTCGGCTGGCGCGGCCGAGGTGGCCAGACCCTCGAGAAGATCCTGGGCAAAGTCAGCACCCTCGTCCCCGTCAGCTTCCTCGAAGTCGGCATGCGCCGCGCCCATGCCGTCGTCCGCGTCCGCTGCGCCGACGGCTCCCTCGGCTCGGGCTTCCTCGCCACGGACGACCTCCTCGTCACCAACCACCACGTCCTCTCGACCCGCGCCGCGGCCACCACGGCCCGCGTCCAGTTCAACTACCAGAAGACCATCGAGGGCCGCGACGCCGAGATGGAGGAGTTCCTCCTCGATCCCGACGCCTTCTTCGCCACCTCCGCGGCCGACGACTGCACCCTCGTCAAGGTCCAGGGCAACCCCTCCTCCCGCTGGGGCGCCATCGACCTCCAGCCGGCGCCCATCACCAGGGACGACCGCGTCAACATCATCCAGCACCCCGGCGGCGACCAGAAACAGCTCTCCTTCTTTCACAATCTCGTCGTCTATGCCGGTGAGGGCCGCCTTCAATACCTCACCGACACCCTCCCGGGCTCCTCCGGCTCTCCCGTATTCGACAGAGAATGGCGCCTCGTCGCCATTCACCACAGCGGCGGCTGGGTCGTCGAACCGGGCACCAGAGAGCAGTTCTATCGCAACGAGGGCATCCTCGCGGAGCGCATCCTCGCCCTCCTCCATACCGCCCGCGAGCCTTCGGCCTGCGGCGTGACCACCTGA
- a CDS encoding effector-associated domain EAD1-containing protein, protein MDGEIINFEEEQYRHERLFARQDVLDRLQGWLVGERALYRGWVFLLGGPGVGKSAILAELLKVLPEQTPRHFIRRGNEGWDRPEVMVQNLCAQIERLFSEPVDTSLPLDARLGDLLRRVSRKMLDPYKQRLVLVLDGLDEAVSDTAGKNPLPRFLPRVLPPGVVLLCASRPVHPDLDGLLQHDKVQRIDLDDGAWTASNEAACRAFWEHYAATFDPPLDATFVREAVRRAGGNLLHAIRLRDWLEDQPPERRIVKNIPKQLSGFLSQIWSELLKLDDARSTLVVTGLGVACAAREALPAYLFRELLEWSSSSEEEDFLRVTRPFLRQENAHWHPDCPAYRLYHEYFREFIVWQLGEPRIRELNRLLASTLAQWPSIAGTSSHRGYALRHAVTHRIEGGMLEEARTLCTNVVYMEEKCRGLGVAAVERDLEAVIRASGAEGSLDLATVLAALGAEASRLRASPALLPALLYNRLRCAGWSPDRIGTVLHFPAGLPSLRLRHGVRLGPTLLHTFVGHERPVSACGVTPDDGLLLSASADRTLRLWALGSGEPLAVLRGHEDEVTSCAITADGKMAVSSSVDATLRVWDLTAQRCLVSLEHEGRWVTACAVSPDGKRVVGGLDNGRITVWDRASRRLVGSLQGHADYVTACQVTADGKRVVSASRDRTVRVWDIASGACTHTLRREDVVGSKVPAEREEAGWMTALLLLHGGLQAVSVAGDGLVMRWDLGTGHCAQRFGAGQGRVDACALLHDGRHLVCGMADGSIHVWDLGGGRLLRRMDAAHGGPVSALSATRDGRRLVSASSDRGLKLWDLGGPEGLSARGRHTAPVAACAVTPDGRWAVSASEDRTLKIWDVRTGACRGTLPKHEALVTACAISADGQRVLSGASDGSVRLLRLGAKDAEPIRSHEALVSGAALLGDGRIVTASANGEIGIAVPATSEALVAFRGDFGPVVGCAMTPDGAHALTISREGPPVLWDLSTRAPRLVLSDATAVFLSCALSRNGDRTVLGREDGVVEVRDLVSGQVLHELRGHTSRVFGCAISPDETRVISASEDETLRVWSLESGECLGMVQGTSWFRCVAVGQGVICAGDQEGDLWMIASEKQESFLLPPKPPIPPAQPNPPGPEMPHPPKRLNQPIESGATATGIMVPPPEPPRQPPSSDPWNDSAMVLARLRDVLAKIYDSEVSARRLVMDVGLDERRILFIGTLQDIWHAILREAVKTDRVALLMEWVLGEYPENPALIDFKRRFFSHGRV, encoded by the coding sequence GTGGACGGCGAGATCATCAATTTCGAGGAAGAGCAATACCGGCACGAGCGGCTATTCGCTCGGCAGGACGTGCTCGATCGGCTTCAGGGCTGGCTGGTTGGCGAGCGGGCTCTCTACCGGGGGTGGGTGTTCCTGCTCGGGGGCCCGGGGGTCGGCAAGAGCGCCATCCTTGCAGAACTCCTGAAGGTGCTCCCTGAGCAGACGCCCCGGCACTTCATCCGACGGGGGAACGAGGGGTGGGATCGGCCCGAGGTGATGGTGCAGAACCTCTGCGCCCAGATCGAGCGGCTCTTCTCGGAGCCCGTCGATACCTCCCTGCCGCTGGACGCGCGGCTCGGGGATTTGCTCCGGCGGGTATCGAGAAAGATGCTGGATCCTTACAAGCAGCGGCTGGTCCTCGTGCTCGACGGCCTGGACGAGGCGGTGAGCGACACCGCCGGGAAGAACCCCCTGCCGCGCTTCCTGCCCCGGGTGCTGCCGCCCGGCGTGGTGCTGCTGTGCGCATCGAGGCCGGTCCACCCCGACCTGGACGGGCTCCTCCAGCACGACAAGGTGCAAAGGATCGATCTTGATGACGGCGCCTGGACCGCTTCCAACGAGGCGGCATGCCGTGCGTTCTGGGAGCATTACGCGGCCACGTTCGATCCGCCCCTCGATGCGACCTTCGTCCGCGAGGCAGTGCGGCGTGCCGGTGGGAATTTGCTGCACGCGATCCGGCTGCGAGACTGGCTGGAGGACCAGCCCCCCGAGCGGCGGATCGTGAAGAACATCCCGAAGCAGCTTTCGGGTTTCCTGTCCCAGATCTGGTCCGAGCTGCTCAAGCTGGACGACGCACGCAGCACGCTGGTCGTGACCGGTCTCGGGGTCGCCTGCGCAGCGCGTGAGGCGCTTCCAGCCTACCTTTTCCGCGAACTGCTCGAGTGGTCGTCGAGCAGCGAGGAAGAGGATTTCCTCCGTGTCACGCGCCCCTTCCTTCGCCAGGAGAACGCGCACTGGCATCCGGACTGCCCGGCATACCGGCTGTACCACGAGTATTTTCGCGAATTCATCGTCTGGCAGCTCGGCGAGCCGCGGATCCGGGAGCTGAACCGGCTGCTCGCGAGCACCCTTGCTCAGTGGCCCTCGATTGCAGGGACCTCGTCTCACCGGGGTTATGCCCTCCGGCACGCCGTCACCCATCGCATCGAAGGCGGGATGCTGGAGGAAGCGCGCACGCTCTGCACGAACGTCGTCTACATGGAGGAGAAGTGCCGTGGCCTCGGGGTCGCTGCAGTCGAACGGGATCTGGAAGCCGTGATTCGCGCCTCGGGGGCTGAAGGGTCGCTGGATCTGGCCACGGTACTCGCTGCCCTCGGCGCGGAAGCGAGTCGGCTCCGTGCCAGCCCGGCGCTCTTGCCCGCGCTGCTCTACAACCGTCTGCGCTGCGCTGGATGGTCGCCCGATCGCATTGGCACAGTGCTTCATTTTCCGGCAGGACTCCCGTCGCTTCGGCTGAGGCACGGTGTGCGCTTGGGGCCGACGCTGCTGCACACGTTCGTGGGCCACGAAAGGCCGGTCAGCGCTTGCGGGGTGACGCCGGACGATGGGCTGCTGCTTTCGGCATCCGCAGATCGCACGCTCCGTCTGTGGGCGCTCGGCTCGGGGGAGCCCCTCGCGGTGCTTCGAGGGCACGAGGACGAGGTGACATCCTGCGCGATCACTGCCGATGGGAAGATGGCCGTTTCCTCCTCGGTCGACGCGACCCTGCGGGTCTGGGATCTCACGGCGCAGCGTTGCCTCGTCTCGCTGGAGCACGAGGGGCGCTGGGTCACCGCCTGCGCCGTGAGTCCAGACGGGAAGCGGGTGGTCGGCGGCCTGGATAATGGCCGGATCACAGTGTGGGACCGGGCCTCACGGAGGCTCGTCGGATCGCTTCAAGGGCACGCGGACTACGTGACCGCTTGCCAGGTGACAGCAGACGGCAAGCGCGTCGTCTCCGCGTCGCGGGATCGCACGGTGCGGGTCTGGGACATCGCTTCTGGCGCATGCACGCACACCCTCCGACGTGAAGATGTGGTCGGCAGCAAGGTTCCGGCCGAACGCGAGGAGGCGGGGTGGATGACGGCGCTTCTCTTGCTCCACGGTGGATTGCAGGCGGTGTCGGTGGCGGGCGACGGCCTCGTGATGCGCTGGGATCTCGGGACGGGGCATTGCGCACAGCGGTTCGGTGCGGGGCAGGGACGCGTGGACGCTTGCGCGCTTCTCCACGACGGCCGTCACCTCGTGTGCGGGATGGCGGATGGGAGCATCCACGTCTGGGATCTCGGCGGGGGCCGCCTTCTGCGTCGCATGGACGCGGCCCATGGGGGCCCGGTGTCCGCTCTCTCGGCGACGCGCGATGGGCGTCGTCTCGTGTCGGCCTCGTCTGACCGCGGCCTCAAACTCTGGGATCTGGGTGGCCCTGAAGGACTCTCCGCGCGAGGGCGGCACACCGCGCCCGTGGCCGCGTGTGCGGTGACGCCAGACGGAAGGTGGGCCGTTTCGGCCTCCGAGGATCGGACGCTGAAAATCTGGGACGTCAGGACGGGCGCTTGCCGCGGGACGCTTCCGAAGCACGAGGCTCTGGTAACGGCGTGCGCCATCTCAGCAGACGGTCAGCGCGTGCTTTCCGGAGCCAGCGACGGGAGCGTGAGGCTGTTGCGTCTCGGTGCCAAAGACGCAGAGCCCATCAGGAGCCACGAAGCGCTGGTGAGCGGGGCTGCGCTCCTTGGCGATGGGCGTATCGTCACGGCATCGGCGAACGGTGAAATCGGCATCGCCGTGCCCGCGACGTCAGAGGCTCTCGTGGCCTTCCGTGGTGATTTCGGCCCTGTCGTCGGCTGTGCCATGACCCCGGACGGGGCGCATGCGTTGACGATCTCGCGGGAGGGGCCCCCGGTGCTGTGGGACCTTTCGACCCGTGCCCCGAGGCTCGTGCTGAGCGATGCCACGGCGGTCTTTCTTTCGTGTGCGCTCAGCCGCAACGGCGATCGCACCGTCCTGGGGCGTGAGGACGGCGTGGTGGAGGTGCGTGATCTGGTCTCGGGACAGGTTTTGCACGAGCTTCGCGGTCACACATCGCGGGTTTTCGGGTGTGCGATCTCCCCGGATGAGACACGGGTGATATCGGCCTCCGAGGACGAGACGCTGCGCGTGTGGAGCCTGGAGAGCGGCGAGTGCTTGGGGATGGTCCAGGGAACCTCGTGGTTTCGCTGCGTGGCGGTGGGTCAGGGGGTGATCTGCGCTGGAGACCAAGAGGGGGACCTCTGGATGATTGCCTCCGAAAAACAGGAGTCATTCCTGCTTCCCCCCAAGCCGCCAATCCCTCCGGCGCAGCCGAATCCTCCCGGGCCGGAGATGCCTCATCCACCGAAACGTCTGAATCAGCCGATCGAATCGGGGGCGACGGCCACCGGCATCATGGTTCCTCCCCCAGAGCCTCCGAGGCAGCCGCCTTCTTCCGACCCGTGGAATGACAGCGCGATGGTGCTTGCGAGGCTGCGTGATGTGCTGGCGAAGATCTACGACAGCGAGGTGAGCGCTCGGCGCCTCGTCATGGATGTCGGGCTCGACGAGCGGCGCATCCTGTTCATCGGAACGCTTCAGGACATCTGGCACGCCATTCTTCGGGAGGCAGTGAAGACCGACCGAGTTGCTCTGCTCATGGAATGGGTATTGGGAGAATACCCCGAGAATCCGGCACTCATCGACTTCAAGCGTCGGTTCTTTAGTCACGGGCGCGTCTGA
- a CDS encoding helicase HerA domain-containing protein yields MAEHDALLDVFLSNTKKEVFHSVEHRHQIWRENPFDVECVHERARSEFQRQLAQITTPPGLDSGRILLLLGESGSGKTHLVRSFRNYVHRDGLGFVGYMQMTTAVSYQRYLVSNLIDSLDQPYYESLGTTSGLTRLSIAVASRCGDPKSISELAENPDLSRDDVVELVEEAADRLIANPRYADLDLDLIRALLYLQRQDPGLKKRVVKYLRCETLSERDSKFLGGMTSKQGDEDAQKLVEHIGRLMWAFDSRALVICVDQFEDAYQSDEAEVLFRRAMTSLCALADQVPSSLVVLACLEDYYTKLKPRLTRSTLDRIEHDPAPVRLLTERSAKEVEMIIRQRLGHLYEASGLKAPNGALDTIYPFPLSFVRQLEGLRVRSVLDECRMYRDACIEAREVVAPPSSGTQRRHQKSAPDERLIKVAKEKLEQEWNDFLAQQQEEPPEEDEELAELFGWAIQAAAEELESGHRCEVQVKGSMIDVRVQVPLLGNKFRIGEEILVALCNKAPQGGGLKAQIQKAHELAGHRVAAMLRCGDFPSNQKTQVAQALAAILKKGGRKAVVEDSDWRKIGAFRRFRNRAERREHFMAWLMEENHLSRLMPLIDVLDLDRMERFEPAVPVSQRPTVVIPPVCRPSRPDEPVPSNFTEPDTMESVAPPRRVDPTPPPSPVVVEEGPVVLGVSGELVTQPVVIDMAALTSHAAFLGSTGSGKTTLALNLIEQLVLRGVPAILVDRKGDLCAYAREAPWNQRHPEPALEARRQALRERIDVAVFTPAHREGRQLALSLVPRGLDSLPDLERDAAAKYAAEALGDMLGYRQTRKDRGLRAVLVQAFLLFAENGNADRLNLKSLISFIGDEDPALVAALGRLDTKLFKDLVQDLQVLLLSSSELLASDGERLDAELLLGLGPHARPGKTRISIISTKFLGDNARVLFWVSQLLLTLTRWVTRAPSPRLQAVAMFDEADVYLPAQSQPATKGPMENLLRRARSGGLGIFLATQSPGDLDYKCRDNIRSWFVGRVAQNVALEKMKPLFAEARVNVAGKIPGQGVGEFHLLQDGRVTPFKAHQALLRTEQVPEHEILRLAALRRRAQAR; encoded by the coding sequence ATGGCGGAGCATGACGCCCTGCTGGACGTGTTCCTGTCGAACACGAAGAAGGAAGTGTTCCATTCGGTGGAGCACCGGCACCAGATCTGGCGGGAGAACCCATTCGACGTCGAATGCGTCCACGAGCGAGCGCGTTCGGAGTTTCAGCGGCAGCTCGCGCAGATCACGACGCCGCCTGGGCTGGACTCGGGTCGCATCTTGCTGCTCCTCGGCGAGTCGGGGAGCGGCAAGACACACCTTGTCCGATCATTTCGCAACTACGTTCACCGCGATGGGCTGGGGTTCGTCGGCTACATGCAGATGACGACGGCGGTATCATACCAGCGCTATCTGGTGAGCAACCTGATCGATTCGCTGGATCAGCCTTACTATGAATCTCTGGGAACGACCTCCGGGCTGACACGGCTTTCAATAGCCGTCGCTTCCAGGTGTGGGGACCCGAAGAGCATCAGCGAGCTGGCCGAGAATCCCGATCTCTCCCGCGATGATGTCGTCGAGCTCGTCGAAGAAGCAGCGGACCGCCTGATAGCCAATCCACGTTACGCTGACCTCGATCTGGATCTGATCCGGGCCTTGCTCTACCTCCAGCGGCAGGATCCGGGTCTCAAGAAACGGGTCGTGAAGTACCTACGCTGCGAGACACTCTCCGAGCGGGATAGCAAATTCCTGGGAGGAATGACCTCGAAGCAAGGAGACGAGGACGCACAGAAGCTCGTCGAGCACATCGGCCGGCTGATGTGGGCCTTTGATTCGCGCGCCCTCGTCATCTGTGTCGATCAGTTCGAAGACGCGTACCAAAGTGATGAGGCCGAGGTGCTGTTCCGGCGTGCCATGACCTCGCTCTGCGCTCTCGCCGACCAGGTGCCGTCGTCTCTCGTCGTGCTTGCGTGCCTCGAAGACTATTACACCAAGCTCAAGCCCCGGCTCACCCGCTCCACGCTCGATCGCATAGAGCATGATCCGGCTCCGGTGCGGCTATTGACCGAGCGGAGCGCGAAGGAGGTCGAGATGATCATCCGGCAGCGCCTCGGTCACCTCTATGAGGCGTCGGGCCTCAAGGCGCCGAACGGTGCGCTCGACACCATTTATCCCTTTCCACTGTCGTTCGTCAGACAGCTCGAAGGGCTTCGCGTGCGCTCGGTGCTCGACGAGTGTCGCATGTACCGGGATGCCTGTATCGAGGCACGTGAGGTCGTTGCGCCACCAAGCAGCGGCACCCAGCGCCGCCACCAAAAATCTGCGCCCGACGAGCGGCTCATCAAGGTAGCGAAGGAGAAGCTCGAGCAGGAGTGGAATGACTTCCTGGCCCAGCAGCAAGAGGAGCCACCCGAAGAGGATGAGGAACTCGCGGAACTCTTCGGCTGGGCCATCCAGGCGGCCGCCGAGGAACTGGAGAGCGGCCACCGCTGCGAAGTCCAGGTCAAGGGGTCGATGATCGATGTCCGGGTCCAGGTGCCGCTGCTCGGCAACAAGTTCCGGATCGGTGAGGAGATACTCGTGGCGCTGTGCAACAAGGCGCCGCAGGGGGGAGGACTCAAGGCGCAGATCCAGAAGGCACACGAGCTGGCAGGCCACCGTGTCGCGGCAATGCTCCGCTGCGGCGACTTTCCAAGCAATCAGAAGACACAGGTTGCGCAGGCGCTCGCTGCCATCCTGAAGAAGGGGGGCAGGAAGGCCGTCGTCGAGGACAGTGACTGGCGCAAGATCGGAGCGTTCCGGAGGTTCCGGAACAGGGCCGAGCGACGGGAGCACTTCATGGCCTGGCTCATGGAGGAAAACCACCTGTCGCGGCTGATGCCGCTCATCGACGTGCTCGATCTCGACCGGATGGAGCGCTTCGAGCCAGCCGTCCCGGTGAGCCAGCGGCCGACCGTAGTAATTCCGCCCGTGTGCCGACCTTCCAGGCCCGACGAGCCGGTCCCCTCGAACTTCACGGAGCCGGATACGATGGAGAGCGTTGCCCCTCCTCGGCGCGTGGATCCTACTCCGCCCCCCAGTCCGGTCGTGGTGGAGGAAGGTCCCGTCGTGCTGGGCGTCTCGGGGGAGCTCGTCACCCAGCCCGTCGTCATCGACATGGCGGCGCTCACCTCCCACGCGGCGTTCCTTGGTAGCACGGGGAGCGGCAAGACGACGCTGGCGCTCAACCTCATCGAGCAGCTCGTACTTCGCGGCGTTCCGGCGATCCTCGTCGACCGCAAGGGAGATCTCTGTGCGTACGCTCGCGAGGCACCCTGGAACCAGCGGCATCCCGAGCCCGCGCTGGAAGCAAGACGGCAGGCGTTGCGCGAGCGCATCGACGTCGCGGTCTTCACGCCTGCCCACAGGGAAGGTCGTCAGCTTGCACTTTCCCTGGTGCCGCGTGGTCTCGACTCGCTGCCCGACCTGGAGCGAGACGCCGCGGCGAAGTACGCGGCCGAGGCGCTGGGTGACATGCTCGGCTATCGACAGACCCGCAAAGACAGGGGGCTACGGGCCGTCTTGGTGCAGGCCTTCCTGCTCTTCGCAGAGAACGGCAACGCAGACCGGCTCAATCTCAAATCGCTGATCTCGTTCATTGGCGACGAAGATCCTGCGCTCGTCGCAGCGCTCGGGCGCCTCGACACCAAGCTGTTCAAGGATCTGGTGCAGGACCTCCAGGTGCTTCTGCTCAGCTCATCGGAGCTATTGGCCTCGGACGGAGAGCGCCTAGATGCGGAGCTGCTCCTCGGCCTGGGGCCCCACGCCCGCCCCGGAAAGACGCGAATCAGCATCATCAGCACCAAGTTCCTGGGCGACAATGCTCGGGTCCTCTTCTGGGTGTCGCAGCTTCTGCTGACGCTGACCCGCTGGGTGACCCGAGCGCCTTCGCCTCGCTTGCAGGCGGTGGCGATGTTCGACGAGGCGGACGTCTACCTGCCGGCGCAGTCCCAGCCCGCCACGAAGGGGCCCATGGAGAACCTGCTGCGCCGCGCGCGCTCGGGCGGCCTGGGGATCTTCCTGGCCACCCAGAGCCCTGGGGACCTCGACTACAAGTGCCGGGACAACATCCGGAGCTGGTTCGTCGGGCGTGTCGCCCAGAACGTGGCGCTGGAGAAGATGAAGCCGCTCTTCGCCGAGGCCCGGGTCAACGTGGCGGGGAAGATCCCGGGGCAGGGGGTTGGGGAGTTTCACCTGCTTCAGGACGGTCGCGTGACGCCCTTCAAGGCGCACCAGGCGCTCCTTCGCACCGAGCAGGTGCCAGAGCACGAGATCTTGCGGCTCGCGGCGCTGCGCAGGCGCGCCCAGGCCCGTTGA